TATATGAGGTGTTCTAAATCTTGGTTTGCTGTACTAATCACCATATAGGCCATATTGACATTGTAACAACATGGTATTAGTATGGAGTCTGGTACGAAGATTGCGAGCCTTGCTTTAAAAGATCTTTGTAGAAGCTCTTGAATAATGCTATATAGCACGTAGATGATTAATGATTGATGAAAGATACATGTGCATGAAATTATGGTGTATACTCGAAAAGAATGCTTAAGTTTTGAGGATTACCTTAGTGCCATACCGTATATAGAAAGACTGGAAGGGCAGATTATAGAGGTAAGTGAGGTTCAAACATGGGTCCTCCCTTGAGACGAGTAATGTAATGAGAATGTTAAGGATAGAAATAAATTCTTCCTATACTATCTCCAATTGAGGTCTACtatacttttctttctttctttctttctttctttatttatttattttgggaGCACATGTGTATTATTGAATTGATGTAACCATCTCCCCTCTTTGTAAAGCCAATCAAAAGCATTTCATCATTCAAGGCAACCCTTAAGCCTTGTAGTTGGTTTGGGAATAATTATATTTAGGTTAGGTGGGATAACTTGAGGTTAACATGGGGGAGTAAACTAGAATAAatctattatattattattttgtcaGAATAATTTTATCGGGCTATGTGAAAAGTGAGCAAAAGTTCTTCTAGAATCCCCCTTTTGCCCTTTGAATATTCTGCTTTATTCTTGAACTCATTTGGCAGAATATGATAGAATAACTAGTGACATTCTATAAGGAACCATATGGGCATGTGTCCAGTCTCACATCGGTTGTGCATTGGGAAGATCTTGGATGCATACAGGGCCAAGTtggccaaataatatcttcttggCTAGCATTTTTTTGGTGTTATCTTTGGTTGTTACATATTCTACACCATCCCTCAACCAAACAAGGTTATTTTATTCAGATAAATGCAATTAAACAAGGAGCCGTTTTCTTGTAGGTTGCATTGAATACAGACTTTGTCCCTCTGTTAAAGCTCAGCAAGCTGTACTATAATGAGAATGAATATATCCTTTTTTCTTCCACTTTTTGGCAGAAATGTAAACAACAATATCATTTGCTAAATTTGCATATCTGTCTAATTCTTCCCAGCTCATAGTTTCTGTTCTATTGCCAAGAATGGCTATGTTTCAGTTTTTGCTCTCCCTAAACCATCAGCATAAACAGGTCTGGACGTGGTCTTCCAATTTTTGAGATGATGTGTCATAGCACATTTCTCCTATTTAGCTTGCAACCTGACCACCATTTGAAATGAACAAGAATATTTGACTTTGTGGGAGCAAGCTCAGATCCTCCATTTTTACCTAGATACTAGGCTCAGGTCCACAGTGTCAAGGTTCTCAAAGGTTCAGTtctttgatctttgaaaagcttGACATGAGAATAAATCAATTAGCTTGATTTGAGAATGGTTCCATACCATTTTATGCGTACTTCACAATTCGGGTCGATGTAAGGAGGCTCCATTTTTGGTGTGCCAAAGATTCCGTTGTGTCATTGCATGTCTAAGTGCCAAAAGTTTTCATGCTTTACAATTTCATAATTCTTGGTAGTCTACATAACACAGCTGCCCACCAATAAACATTACGTGACTATTAATGAAAAACCTAGAGACCAATAAGCAAATTAATGAAATGTCATGATGATTTTAAGGGAGGCAAAGTCATCTTTTTATTTTATCCTctactcttctttctctctctttatagAAGACAGGTTCGTCACAGCTTTTGCTATTGGAGAATGATATTTTTTGTTGGTCATTTCGGATGCAATTAATGAGAATAGCCCTTTGATAGCGATGGATTATTAATGTCAGATTACTAAGTGTGGAAAACTTTTCTCGAACCACCAATTGCTTGCTCAATTGGTATCACACATTGCCACTTAGTTAAGGTGCAGTGGGGGTTTAATTCTGGCTGGATCCACCACCCCAGGGTGGGGTAAATATAGTGTAGAACAGGTGGGGATTAGCCTCTcctaatctcaaaagaaaaaaaaaaaaagtcttgaaCAGTTATTGCTAATTTATCAACAAAGCCATGTTCTTTTAATTAGCAGCTACTTTAGTCAATTTTATGAgcgaaaaaagaaataattgaTTACGCATCTATTAGCAAGGTATATCTAGTCATAATATATCAAACTCTCATAAAACAACCTTCCAAATAAACACGAATTACTGGGATCCAGTAGACCACTGGCTAAAATTTAATACACTCAAGCAGTTTCAAATTTAATACGCCCAAGCAGCTTCTCGTCTTGAAGTTGAATGAACTAGGTATCTTTCCCTTAAATGGTTAAGAGGCATGTGGCACTTCTTTGATCAACTGGAATCTCTGCATTGCCTAGAAGCTAGTAGCATTCGAAACATCTCTAttgcaaaagaacttgaaaccATCTCCCAGATCTCAAGATTTCATTTTAAAATGTGAAAGAACTGACAACCTAGTTTCTTAGGCTACCATTAAGCtgatgtaaatttttttttttttgtgtggatgAAACCCAATCTTAGCTCAAGTAGTTCAAGTAATTTGATCAGGACAAAAGATCCAAATACAATACTCTACACAGTACATacacagagagaaagagagagaaaatgagtAATGACTATGAAGTTGAGAAAAAATCTTGAAACTCCTAACATAAAAGACAAGGACAGTCAGCTTAAAAACCATATCCATGAAACTTCTCTCGAGTAAAAAATTCTTCCAAGGAGCTTTCTGAGGAATTGGAAATACAAAGGGCTGGATATCGGAACTTCTTTATAAACTAGTCTAGAAGCTCCAGTTGAGAAGCCTACCGTTGACATCGAAAAAGGGATGTATACAGCTGCACAGGTAACTAGAATGAAGACAAAGTCTTGTTGAGTCAGAAGCAGTTGATCAACAAACGAACTCTTCTATCATTTGACTAATATATATCAGTAGAATGAGACTCAATATTCTGCATATGGTCCAAAATCATTTGATAGTGAAACGATCTTGTTGTATCCAAATTTGGGGACTGGTTTAGATTTAGTCTTGCATATTAGTTTCTTTATATGATGGTTTCCAATTTGTAAAACATAATCAATTCGTGCTATATATTTATCATTAATTGTTGAAGTTCCATTGACTTGTAGATTGGGGCGTTCAAGCAACTGTCAGTTGGGTCCTTTCGCAGTGCTTTGGCATTGAAAACGTATCAATTGTTGCAGAAGAAGATGTTCAAACCTTGTCCAAAAAGGATAACACAGCCTTGCTAGAATCTGTTGTCGGTACCGTGAATGTGTGCCTGGCTGAAGCTCCCACATTTGGCCTGAAAGGCCCTGAAAGGGCACTTGGAACTAAGGAAGTTCTGGAAGCTATAAGCAGATGTAACTCTAATGGAGGCCCCAAGGGAAGGTTTTGGGTCCTTGATCCTGTGGATGGGACACTGGGCTTTGTGCGTGGAGATCAGTATGCTGTTGCTCTTGCTTTGATGGAGGATGGAGAAGTTATCCTTGGTGTTCTTGGTTGCCCTAATTATCCAATGAATAAAGCATGGCTCAACTATCACCAACATTATTACAGGCTCATGTCAAAGTTGTCCCCTCCCACATCTGGATGCTGGCATAAAGGTTGTGTAATGTATGCTCAAAAAGGTAGTGGTGAAGCTTGGATGCAACCACTGATTCATGACTATGgtaaatttgattggcaaaacTGTGCACGAAAAATTCAAGTATCCTCTGTCAGTGATCCTGCTTTTGCAACATTCTGTGAACCTGTTGAGAAGACCAACTCAAGCCACTCCTTCACTGCTGGATTGGCACACAGTGTTGGCGTCAGGTAAATTTGCTGCCCTTGTCTTCTTTGTTCTTAGGCCAACTTTATACTGTGCATGTCGTAGTCATTTAGATCTTGGTGCATTTGAGAGTTGGCTACTAATTTGTTTGCCTTAGCCATTATCTTGtgagttgaaaagtttttttttttaaaaaaataaatgaggaatatttttttttaaaaaaataaatgaggaCTATGTACCCTTAATTGTACAGCAAGCTGTTAAAGGTGGTGCAAAGTTTCTATACATTTTTTCGTGTTTTTCTATAGTCATGGATCTTCTAttgaaacatatatattttatttcctCATTTGCAGAAAGCAGCCATTGCGTGTGTACAGCATGGTGAAGTATGCTGCCATAGCCCGAGGGGATGCTGAGATTTTTATGAAGTTTGCTAGAGCTGGATACAAAGAAAAGATATGGGACCATGCTGCTGGGGTTGTGATCATTCAGGAAGCTGGAGGAGTGGTGACAGATGCTGGAGGCCGCCCATTGGACTTCTCTAGAGGTATATATTTGGAAGGCCTTGATCGAGGCATAATTGCATGCTCTGGAGCATTACTGCATGAGAAGATCATCAAGGCAGTTGACGCAAGCTGGGACTCATCCAACCTTTGAAGCTTGCCTATAATGTTGTCTTGAATGGAATAAATGATGCCAGTCACATTTGTAAGGATTACTTTGGCTCTCTAGATCCTTTCAGTTTACAGTCTGCAGTCCAACATTTTATCGACCGATGCCTTTCTGACAACAAATTTGCAGGAGCTCCTGAAACACTATAGGGAAATATTAATGGAGtggtttcttttttccttaACGTGGAGGTTACTGGTTCTGGTTTCATCTCCAGTATGGCCATACTATAAATAAAACCTAGAATGGTTATTTTGGTACAGAACATTATACAGGAAATAGATAGAAAGTATGCTGGTGAATGTGAATGGTGTAGCCACCCAATATTTAGTTCGAGAGGCTAGCCtgcttgatgtattgctctccTTTGAGCACTTTATTTCCTTGTAAAGTCATTAATTTCTCAGTTAAGGGTATTTAATATTTTGAGCACTTGATCCTGGTCGCTAGTGGATTGCCATCGTGTTGCCACGCTTTTCTTCATGCATGCGTCACCATttcagaaggaagaaagaaaacaatgaaATATGAGTGCAAGTGGCATGGACCACTGGAGACATACGTCGAAGTTGAAAGCATTGCTGTTCTAGTGCGCATCTAATAATGTCTTTATAGATAATTCAATTGTTTGCTTCAGCTTGACTGTTCCTATCTTGCCTCATTTAGTTGTAGAAAATGAAATTTATGTCATTTGTAGAATTTACCGTCTGATTGAGGCTGCATGCTCAAACAACCAGACTTGCCGACGGCACCTCGTGCTGTTGGGTTCGGGCCGAAAAGAGCTCACCCTTCTCGATTCTTCTTCCCAAGGGATTTGGGCCAAGTCTGTTGCCGTGGACACTTTCTTCGTACTACAATTCAGGAGGCATGGCCGTCTGGTTTTCAAGCTAGGCTGGTCCTAGTTCTTGCTTGCCTTTATTAAGGCAATCTTTATAAATTTCTTCACCTTCTCTTATTGATATGCTTAAGCCCGGCAGGTGGCCTCACCTGATTTGGGGTCGCAATCCGAGGGGTGGGGGCGAGACGACCACTAGGTGTAACCAAGCTTGTTTATCCACTGCAATGCAAGGTTGTTTATCCACTGCAATGCAAGGTAGGCCCCCAACTTATCGGGGAAGCTGATAAACGATCAGGTAGACATCATTCATTCACGAGACATTTACTCGTGTGATTGGGACAGTAGTTTCCCTCGAGAAAAAACTCACACATCATTAAAGCCTTAAAAACCAGATAGATAAATTGTAACGAGAAGGTGACATGATAATGTTGTCATCAGCTAATCTACTCAGTAAAAAACAGAGACTATGTCACATCGTTAGAGCCTTTTAGACCAGATGGATAAATTAAAGAGAATGACGAAAAGGTGACATGATAGTGTTGTCAGCTATTCTTCACGATAAATACAAACCCAAACCCAAACCCAATAAATGTCTGCGGTTTAAACTTAAAAATTGAATTGCACCCAGTAAGTAATGCTTTGAGCCTCTCCTTGTTTGGTCCCAAGCCTAGATTTTGGATTGGGTTAGTGGTCTGTAGGCTCTAATGACACCCCTAGCCATGCAGcaactctttctctctctcttggttACAAGGAGTGATATATCAATCATTCGCGAGATACTCAAAAGCAATTTCTCTTCATCATGAAGGTAGCAAAAGACGTTC
Above is a genomic segment from Phoenix dactylifera cultivar Barhee BC4 chromosome 2, palm_55x_up_171113_PBpolish2nd_filt_p, whole genome shotgun sequence containing:
- the LOC103698562 gene encoding PAP-specific phosphatase HAL2-like; translated protein: MAWLSHAIYLPPAGGNFQVHIFPTRDRARYGGGFLLRSSSSTRFAAASAACGRILSLSEEDGSPIPSVGFHRSARMEVETYSKELDVAVRVVQMACSLCQRVQNELVGWKRDEIKSKDDDSPVTIADWGVQATVSWVLSQCFGIENVSIVAEEDVQTLSKKDNTALLESVVGTVNVCLAEAPTFGLKGPERALGTKEVLEAISRCNSNGGPKGRFWVLDPVDGTLGFVRGDQYAVALALMEDGEVILGVLGCPNYPMNKAWLNYHQHYYRLMSKLSPPTSGCWHKGCVMYAQKGSGEAWMQPLIHDYGKFDWQNCARKIQVSSVSDPAFATFCEPVEKTNSSHSFTAGLAHSVGVRKQPLRVYSMVKYAAIARGDAEIFMKFARAGYKEKIWDHAAGVVIIQEAGGVVTDAGGRPLDFSRGIYLEGLDRGIIACSGALLHEKIIKAVDASWDSSNL